In Nostoc sp. CENA543, a single genomic region encodes these proteins:
- a CDS encoding M28 family peptidase has product MNLQARLHNYLQQIARERDPYLATAGHFFVQEYIRQEFSCWGSVEIHTFTVNNRDFHNLILNLPAQSTPKRQDLPPILIGAHYDAVPGTSGADDNATGVAVLLELARKFAAQPAKYPLRLVAFDMEEYGLLGSADYANLLRQQQQPLRLMMSLEMLGYRDSTPGCQNYPPPLERFYPNTGDFIALIGNLRTIPDLIAMSRSIRKVGISSQWLPVPKRGLIVPQTRLSDHAPFWDAGYPAMMVTDTAFLRNPHYHQPSDTIATLDLDFLAGVCEGLELAIRRL; this is encoded by the coding sequence TTGAATTTACAAGCAAGATTACATAACTACCTCCAACAGATAGCGCGAGAACGCGATCCTTATCTAGCAACTGCGGGACATTTCTTTGTTCAAGAATACATCCGCCAAGAATTTTCTTGTTGGGGAAGTGTGGAAATCCACACCTTTACTGTGAACAATAGAGATTTTCACAATCTCATCCTCAATTTACCTGCCCAATCCACACCCAAACGTCAGGATTTACCTCCTATTTTAATTGGGGCGCACTATGATGCTGTACCAGGAACGTCAGGGGCTGATGATAATGCAACGGGTGTGGCTGTATTACTAGAATTAGCCAGAAAGTTTGCTGCCCAACCAGCTAAATATCCTTTGCGGCTGGTGGCTTTTGATATGGAAGAATATGGTTTGTTGGGTAGTGCCGACTATGCCAATCTCCTGCGACAACAACAGCAACCCCTGCGCTTGATGATGTCTCTGGAAATGTTGGGGTATCGTGATTCTACCCCTGGTTGCCAAAATTATCCGCCGCCTTTAGAGAGGTTTTACCCCAATACTGGCGATTTTATCGCTTTAATCGGTAATTTGCGGACAATTCCTGATTTAATCGCTATGAGTCGCAGTATCCGCAAAGTGGGAATATCCAGTCAGTGGCTACCAGTTCCCAAGAGAGGCTTGATAGTGCCTCAAACCAGACTAAGTGATCATGCACCATTTTGGGATGCAGGTTATCCAGCAATGATGGTGACAGATACAGCCTTTTTGCGAAACCCCCATTATCATCAACCCAGCGATACAATTGCCACGTTAGATTTAGACTTTCTCGCTGGTGTGTGCGAAGGGTTGGAACTGGCTATTAGGAGGTTGTAG
- a CDS encoding bestrophin family protein — translation MIVEKKHWLQMAVQVKGSVLASIYRRVIGCGLFGVFVSLLYYLKLPVSQPVLGTIIPSIVLGLLLVFRTNTAYERFWEGRKCWGSIVNNVRNIARQILVSVAETAPEDKKEKIGALYLLVAFAVSTKLHLRGESVNSELEELMSSAKYFKLKSMNNPPLEIVFWVEDYLQKQYNNNRLNSYQLTAIQQLLNNLVDNLGACERILKTPMPLAYSIHLKQLLLLYCLLLPFQMVQSLGWWTGAVTALVSFTLFGIEAIGLEIENPFGYDANDLPLDTICQTMRRNIDDLISLYLTRSLQDNELSLLPPEL, via the coding sequence ATGATTGTTGAAAAAAAACATTGGTTGCAAATGGCTGTTCAAGTTAAAGGTTCAGTGCTGGCATCAATATATAGACGGGTGATTGGCTGTGGCTTATTTGGAGTTTTCGTTTCTTTACTTTATTACTTAAAACTACCAGTATCTCAACCCGTTTTAGGGACTATTATTCCTAGTATTGTTTTGGGTTTATTATTAGTTTTTCGCACTAATACAGCCTATGAAAGATTTTGGGAAGGGCGAAAATGTTGGGGTTCTATAGTTAATAATGTCCGTAACATAGCAAGACAGATTTTAGTGTCAGTTGCAGAAACTGCACCAGAAGATAAGAAAGAAAAAATTGGAGCCTTATATTTACTAGTAGCTTTTGCAGTCTCAACTAAACTACATCTTAGAGGAGAATCAGTCAATAGTGAGCTAGAAGAATTAATGTCCTCTGCTAAATACTTCAAACTAAAAAGCATGAATAATCCTCCCCTAGAAATAGTTTTTTGGGTAGAAGATTATTTACAAAAGCAATATAATAATAATCGCCTCAATTCTTATCAGTTGACAGCTATTCAACAATTATTAAATAATTTAGTAGATAATTTAGGTGCTTGTGAACGCATTTTAAAAACCCCAATGCCCCTGGCTTATTCCATTCACTTAAAGCAATTATTGTTACTGTATTGTTTGTTACTACCATTTCAAATGGTGCAAAGTTTAGGATGGTGGACAGGTGCAGTTACAGCGTTAGTAAGTTTTACATTATTTGGCATTGAAGCCATTGGTTTAGAGATAGAAAATCCTTTTGGTTACGATGCCAATGACTTACCCCTTGATACAATTTGTCAGACTATGCGACGTAATATTGATGATTTAATCAGTCTATACTTAACGCGATCGCTCCAAGACAACGAATTATCCCTTTTGCCTCCTGAATTGTAA
- a CDS encoding glutamate carboxypeptidase, with protein sequence MKKRIFGVTVGLFAFVLAIVLLLGHLNVVVAAPNAAVYDKAKKAQSDFLSKLETLVNIDSGTGYEPGLTKVEDIVIDHLKSIGAEVQIINATPSKGRNILATIKGTGKGKILLLAHTDTVFEEGTAAKRPFKILGGKAYGPGVMDDKGGIILGFEALKILQELKLQNFEKITFLINPDEEKGSFGSRELIKETAKKHDVALVLEFGSPDDKVTSWRKGIGYYGFKVKGRSAHAGAEPEKGCNALLEAAHQTLQLSKLGDASKQTSVNFTVFEAGDRRNTIPDSAEVQADVRVLQAEEYNRLERDFTRLSKNKLLPCTEIQVISDRGRPPFPPNPKTDALVKKAQAIYQTIGFKLGVEGSGGGTDGNYAAAVGTTTLDALGPVGGGAHSPEEYIDLDRIAPRIYLLTKLLIDLGNAS encoded by the coding sequence ATGAAAAAACGGATTTTTGGTGTAACAGTAGGTTTATTTGCTTTCGTGTTGGCGATAGTCTTGCTACTAGGACATTTGAATGTTGTTGTAGCAGCACCAAATGCAGCAGTTTATGACAAAGCCAAGAAAGCACAAAGCGATTTTTTGAGTAAACTAGAAACCCTAGTCAACATCGACTCTGGTACAGGTTATGAACCAGGATTAACTAAGGTTGAAGATATTGTAATTGACCATCTGAAATCTATAGGTGCAGAAGTTCAAATCATTAATGCTACTCCTAGTAAGGGAAGGAATATCTTAGCCACCATCAAAGGAACTGGTAAAGGTAAAATTCTGCTGCTTGCCCACACCGACACTGTATTTGAGGAAGGAACAGCCGCTAAACGTCCATTCAAAATATTAGGTGGTAAAGCCTACGGCCCAGGAGTAATGGATGATAAAGGGGGAATTATTTTAGGTTTCGAGGCACTGAAAATTTTGCAAGAATTGAAGCTTCAGAACTTTGAAAAGATTACCTTTTTAATTAATCCTGATGAAGAAAAAGGATCATTTGGTTCACGGGAATTAATCAAAGAAACTGCTAAAAAACATGATGTAGCTTTGGTGTTAGAATTTGGTTCGCCTGACGATAAAGTTACTTCATGGCGCAAGGGCATTGGTTACTACGGATTTAAAGTCAAAGGTAGGTCTGCCCATGCGGGGGCTGAACCAGAAAAAGGCTGTAATGCACTCCTAGAAGCAGCCCACCAAACCCTACAACTGAGTAAACTGGGTGATGCCAGCAAACAAACCAGTGTTAATTTTACTGTTTTTGAGGCAGGCGATCGCCGAAATACGATTCCAGATTCTGCCGAGGTTCAAGCAGATGTGCGGGTACTCCAAGCCGAAGAATATAATCGCCTCGAACGGGATTTTACTCGCTTATCGAAAAACAAACTCCTACCCTGCACTGAAATTCAGGTGATTTCAGACCGAGGTCGTCCACCCTTTCCACCCAATCCCAAAACTGATGCTTTAGTGAAAAAAGCACAAGCTATTTATCAAACAATAGGTTTTAAGCTAGGTGTAGAGGGCAGTGGAGGCGGTACTGATGGTAACTATGCAGCCGCCGTTGGTACAACCACACTTGATGCACTTGGGCCTGTAGGTGGCGGCGCACATAGTCCAGAGGAATATATTGATTTAGACCGCATTGCACCAAGAATTTACCTGCTTACCAAGCTGTTAATAGATTTGGGAAATGCAAGCTGA
- the map gene encoding type I methionyl aminopeptidase, producing MNILTNLLSQVPKPVTPKQRRGIEIKSPREIDIMRQSAKIVATVLKEISELVKPGMTTADLDAYAEKRIREMGATPSFKGYHGFKGSICASINNEVVHGIPNPKKVIRAGDVLKVDTGAYYQGFHGDSCITIAVDEVTPEAARLIRVAEEALYKGIEQVKAGAYLLDLAGAIEDHVKAHGYSVVEEFTGHGVGRNLHEEPSVFNYRTREMPNVKLRAGMTLAIEPILNAGSKHTRTLADRWTAVTVDNSLSAQFEHTVLVTETGYEILTDRTKI from the coding sequence ATGAACATCCTCACCAATTTACTTTCTCAAGTACCTAAACCCGTAACACCTAAACAACGCCGAGGAATTGAAATTAAATCGCCGCGTGAAATTGATATTATGCGGCAATCAGCAAAAATTGTTGCTACCGTCCTCAAGGAAATTTCGGAGTTAGTCAAGCCAGGTATGACTACAGCCGATTTAGATGCTTACGCAGAAAAACGTATCCGTGAAATGGGTGCAACACCTAGTTTTAAGGGATATCACGGCTTTAAAGGTTCTATCTGTGCCAGCATTAATAATGAAGTAGTGCATGGTATCCCTAATCCGAAAAAAGTTATCCGGGCTGGGGATGTCTTAAAAGTGGATACAGGTGCTTACTATCAAGGATTTCATGGTGATTCTTGCATTACTATCGCTGTGGATGAAGTTACCCCAGAAGCTGCGAGATTAATTCGCGTTGCAGAAGAAGCACTTTATAAAGGTATTGAACAAGTCAAAGCAGGTGCATACTTATTAGATTTAGCCGGTGCCATTGAAGATCATGTGAAAGCACACGGCTATAGTGTGGTGGAAGAATTCACCGGACACGGTGTCGGACGTAACTTACATGAAGAACCGTCTGTGTTTAACTACCGCACACGGGAAATGCCTAATGTGAAACTGCGTGCTGGTATGACTTTGGCTATTGAACCCATTTTAAACGCAGGTTCTAAACATACACGCACTTTAGCAGACCGATGGACGGCTGTAACTGTAGATAATTCCTTGTCAGCACAGTTTGAGCATACAGTCTTGGTGACAGAAACTGGTTATGAAATTTTGACTGATCGCACCAAAATTTAA
- a CDS encoding pitrilysin family protein, which yields MSILSAADRYRFHLLLFVISLMTLLFLGNEPAKSQDISTLNREKHQLTLVTKNSQDLKLTENVHKTVLENGLTVLIKEVHTAPVVSVQVWYKFGSRQEAPGVNGIAHQLEHMMFKGTNSRPTQFGWLFSALGSDSNAFTSYDQTAYYGTVERDKLKALLVLEADRMQNALMDSEHLASEKRVVISELQGYENSPEYRLSRAILRSVFPNGYGLPVGGTKADVEKFQIEQVRQYYRQFYHPENAVLIIVGDCQAQKTLATVKEIFGNIPKGQQSIVNSQQSIVNGQQSIVSSSKSPIFLREQGSASLLQAVYPLPSANHPDMPALEVADYILTEGRNSRLYQALVESGLATDISGAVVSLKQGGWYELLVTADPDEDVSKLTPVVNQAIAKLTKTGVTAAELARAKRQLESATILSNRSISDQAMQLGNDETTTGDYRFTDHYLAAVRQVTSADVKAVLKKYLRPSARKVGIFQPITNKNKEIASKQPPPQTRENLSGNLPTLPDEMLRYLPVIEHDDQVNNKTLQVPQQFTLPNGLQVLLLSDRSTPTITLSGHIQAGTEFDPGEQAGLAALVADSLMSGTKTKNAATLAKALEDRGATLDFEAYRNGVQIEGNSLAEDLPVLIRTLADALKNSTFPQKELELNRQQALTDLKVELDDPAAVARKIFLQSIYPKKHPLHKFPTAESLQSITRKDVMAFQNKYYRPDSMVLALVGDFDTEEVRSLIQQEFGDWRVNGSPPKVEYPQVSNPSNLVQVNPVIPGKAQAITYMGYTGIKRQDPRFYSALVLNQILGGDTLSSRLGAEIRDRQGLTYGIYSHFQAEKDFGTFWIEMQTSPEDANQAIASTRKLLQNIHQQGVTATELDMAKRSLTGSYHVSLADPEELTSNILMNQVYGLDKTELHTYTQKIQQVTLTEVNQAARELLHPDNLVVVTAGPPILAHHSLR from the coding sequence ATGTCTATATTATCAGCTGCCGATAGATATCGTTTCCATCTATTGCTGTTTGTTATTTCATTAATGACCTTATTATTTCTTGGCAATGAGCCTGCTAAGAGTCAAGATATAAGTACCTTGAATCGTGAGAAACACCAATTAACATTAGTGACCAAGAATTCCCAAGATTTAAAATTAACGGAAAATGTCCACAAGACAGTTTTAGAAAATGGACTAACTGTTCTCATTAAAGAAGTCCATACAGCTCCTGTAGTGAGTGTGCAAGTATGGTACAAGTTTGGTTCACGCCAAGAAGCACCAGGAGTCAACGGCATTGCCCATCAACTAGAACATATGATGTTCAAAGGTACAAATAGCCGTCCGACTCAATTTGGCTGGTTGTTTAGTGCTTTGGGTAGTGACTCGAATGCTTTTACAAGCTATGACCAAACAGCTTATTACGGCACAGTGGAACGAGACAAGCTCAAAGCCTTGCTAGTTCTAGAAGCAGATAGAATGCAAAATGCTCTCATGGATAGTGAACACCTAGCTAGCGAGAAGCGGGTAGTCATTTCCGAGTTACAAGGTTACGAAAATAGCCCAGAATATCGACTCAGTCGTGCTATCTTGCGTTCAGTATTTCCCAACGGTTACGGTTTACCTGTAGGTGGTACTAAGGCTGATGTCGAAAAATTCCAGATTGAGCAAGTCCGCCAATACTATCGTCAGTTTTATCATCCTGAAAATGCAGTTTTAATCATTGTCGGTGATTGTCAAGCTCAAAAAACTCTAGCTACAGTCAAGGAAATCTTTGGTAATATCCCCAAGGGTCAACAGTCAATAGTCAATAGTCAACAGTCAATAGTCAATGGTCAACAGTCAATAGTTAGTAGTTCTAAGTCGCCCATCTTTTTACGAGAACAGGGTTCAGCTTCATTATTGCAGGCTGTGTATCCTTTACCATCTGCAAATCATCCAGATATGCCGGCTTTAGAAGTGGCGGATTATATTTTGACAGAAGGGAGAAATTCTCGACTATATCAAGCTTTGGTGGAATCGGGTTTAGCCACTGATATTTCAGGTGCAGTGGTGAGTTTAAAGCAAGGTGGGTGGTATGAGTTGCTAGTCACGGCTGATCCTGATGAAGATGTGAGTAAGCTTACACCTGTGGTGAACCAGGCGATCGCGAAACTGACTAAAACAGGAGTCACCGCCGCCGAGTTAGCTAGAGCTAAAAGACAGTTAGAATCTGCGACTATTTTGAGTAACCGTAGTATTTCTGATCAAGCCATGCAGTTAGGCAATGATGAGACCACTACTGGTGATTATCGCTTCACAGACCATTATTTAGCGGCTGTGCGCCAAGTTACGTCCGCAGATGTCAAAGCTGTATTAAAGAAATATCTGCGTCCATCTGCGCGGAAAGTGGGAATTTTTCAACCGATTACCAATAAAAATAAAGAAATCGCGTCAAAACAGCCACCTCCACAAACTAGGGAAAATTTGTCTGGTAATTTACCCACTTTGCCAGATGAGATGTTGCGGTATTTACCAGTCATTGAACATGATGATCAGGTGAACAATAAAACACTGCAAGTACCACAGCAGTTTACCCTACCTAATGGCTTACAGGTATTATTATTAAGCGATCGCTCGACACCCACCATTACTTTAAGTGGTCATATCCAAGCCGGTACAGAATTTGACCCAGGAGAACAAGCAGGATTAGCTGCACTGGTAGCAGATAGCTTGATGAGTGGAACCAAAACTAAAAATGCTGCTACCCTAGCAAAAGCCTTGGAAGACAGAGGCGCAACTTTAGATTTTGAAGCTTATCGGAATGGGGTACAAATAGAGGGTAATAGTCTGGCGGAAGACTTACCAGTGTTAATTAGAACCTTAGCAGATGCCCTAAAAAATAGTACATTTCCCCAGAAAGAGTTGGAATTAAATCGTCAGCAAGCCTTAACAGACTTGAAAGTAGAACTAGATGATCCAGCCGCAGTGGCGCGCAAAATATTTTTGCAATCGATTTATCCCAAAAAACATCCTCTACACAAGTTTCCTACAGCCGAGAGTCTGCAAAGCATTACCAGAAAAGATGTGATGGCTTTCCAAAACAAATACTATCGTCCAGATAGTATGGTGTTAGCACTGGTGGGAGATTTTGACACAGAAGAAGTGCGATCGCTAATTCAACAAGAGTTTGGTGACTGGCGGGTTAATGGTTCACCGCCAAAAGTCGAATATCCCCAAGTATCCAACCCCAGTAATTTAGTGCAAGTTAACCCAGTAATTCCAGGGAAAGCCCAAGCTATCACCTACATGGGTTATACAGGAATCAAACGCCAAGACCCCAGATTTTACAGTGCTTTAGTATTGAATCAAATTTTAGGCGGCGACACCTTATCTAGTCGCCTGGGTGCAGAAATCCGCGATCGCCAAGGTTTAACCTATGGAATTTACAGCCACTTCCAAGCCGAAAAAGACTTTGGCACATTTTGGATTGAAATGCAAACCAGCCCAGAGGATGCTAATCAAGCGATCGCTAGCACCCGTAAATTACTGCAAAACATCCATCAACAAGGTGTCACCGCCACAGAATTAGACATGGCTAAACGTAGTCTGACTGGCAGTTATCACGTTTCTTTAGCAGATCCAGAAGAGTTAACTAGTAACATCTTGATGAATCAGGTATATGGTTTAGACAAAACAGAATTACACACCTATACCCAAAAAATTCAACAAGTTACCCTGACAGAAGTGAATCAAGCCGCCCGTGAATTACTACATCCTGATAATCTGGTTGTAGTAACTGCTGGCCCTCCTATATTGGCTCATCATAGTCTTAGATAG
- a CDS encoding VOC family protein produces the protein MHHASIRTANIHHAIAFYEILGFTVCERFTTGYTLACWMEGLGGRIELIQIPQPKPAPDAFGDEHYVGYYHLSFDLTEITEDLSEWLTNLQKRVALSVELPPLKILLEPTQQQIGDRILEVAFIADTDGLPLEFIRFLSKLH, from the coding sequence ATGCACCACGCCTCTATTCGGACTGCGAATATCCATCATGCGATCGCTTTTTATGAAATCTTAGGTTTTACAGTCTGTGAACGCTTCACCACAGGCTACACCTTGGCTTGCTGGATGGAAGGATTAGGCGGAAGAATTGAATTAATTCAAATACCCCAACCTAAACCTGCACCGGATGCGTTTGGTGATGAGCATTATGTGGGTTACTATCACTTGTCGTTTGATTTAACGGAAATTACTGAAGATTTATCAGAGTGGTTGACAAATTTACAAAAGCGAGTAGCATTGTCAGTAGAATTACCACCTTTAAAAATTCTTTTAGAACCGACTCAACAGCAAATAGGCGATCGCATTTTAGAAGTAGCTTTTATTGCTGATACAGATGGCTTACCTTTAGAGTTCATCCGATTTTTAAGTAAACTACATTAG
- a CDS encoding TIGR02652 family protein, which yields MMNPGLQYPIFGADIQCPHCRQTIPALTLTDTYLCPRHGAFEANPKTGELVHLQSGRHWRRWNNEWYRQHTHPDGIRFEIHEALDKLYTQGYRATRVIIARRYQELMSGYLERSTPWRSGQQEASSARLYGLPVEFSPDPAEDPCWEVINFDLDKEPGVPVRYPYFRLFE from the coding sequence ATGATGAATCCAGGCTTGCAGTACCCTATATTCGGAGCTGATATACAGTGTCCCCATTGTCGGCAAACTATTCCGGCACTGACACTAACTGATACTTATTTATGCCCTCGTCATGGCGCGTTTGAAGCTAATCCCAAAACTGGAGAGTTAGTTCATCTACAGTCTGGGCGACATTGGCGACGGTGGAACAATGAGTGGTATAGACAGCATACTCATCCTGATGGCATTCGGTTTGAAATCCACGAAGCCTTAGACAAACTATACACCCAAGGCTATCGAGCGACACGAGTGATCATCGCCAGACGTTATCAGGAGTTGATGAGTGGCTATTTAGAACGCAGTACACCTTGGCGTTCTGGACAGCAAGAAGCATCATCTGCAAGGCTATACGGCTTACCTGTAGAATTTAGTCCTGATCCAGCCGAAGATCCTTGCTGGGAAGTGATTAATTTCGATTTAGATAAAGAACCGGGTGTGCCGGTGCGCTACCCTTATTTCAGATTGTTTGAATAA
- a CDS encoding gamma carbonic anhydrase family protein codes for MSTVSYWPSPDFSQAAFIAANAVVMGSVNIAAGVSIWYGAVVRADVERIDIGECTNIQDGAILHGDPGLPTILEDHVTVGHRAVVHSAHIERGCLIGIGAVVLDGVRVGAGSIIGAGAVVTKNIPPLSLVVGIPGKILRQVTQEEAANLIEHAERYKKLALVHADKGTDLGFA; via the coding sequence GTGTCTACCGTTTCTTACTGGCCTTCTCCCGATTTTTCTCAAGCCGCCTTCATTGCAGCCAACGCCGTTGTCATGGGTTCAGTCAACATAGCAGCCGGGGTTAGCATTTGGTATGGTGCAGTTGTGCGAGCAGATGTAGAACGCATTGACATTGGCGAATGCACAAATATTCAGGATGGGGCTATTTTACATGGTGATCCTGGGTTGCCCACAATTTTAGAAGACCATGTGACAGTAGGACATCGTGCTGTTGTACATTCAGCCCATATTGAGCGCGGCTGTTTAATTGGTATCGGCGCAGTAGTTTTAGATGGAGTCAGAGTAGGAGCAGGTAGCATCATAGGTGCTGGTGCAGTAGTAACCAAGAATATACCCCCCTTATCCCTAGTTGTAGGCATTCCCGGCAAAATTCTTCGCCAAGTTACACAAGAAGAAGCCGCCAACCTCATAGAACACGCCGAACGTTACAAAAAGTTAGCTTTAGTCCACGCCGACAAGGGAACGGATTTGGGGTTTGCTTAA
- a CDS encoding photosystem II protein Y, producing MDGIDFRVAIVLAPIAVAGGWALFNIGAAALRQVQSFLNREA from the coding sequence ATGGATGGTATTGATTTTCGCGTAGCGATCGTTTTAGCTCCCATCGCTGTTGCTGGTGGCTGGGCTTTGTTCAACATCGGTGCTGCGGCTCTCAGACAAGTTCAAAGCTTTTTGAACAGAGAAGCCTAA
- a CDS encoding Uma2 family endonuclease, with translation MVAQITPLDICWQPLPEDFKLEDEPVENTGQPILAGALRESLEISGFIQEQMLIASNFAICATVNGQFIAKAPDWVYIPRVNEIVGDRTSYTPHLEGEIPAIVMEFLSQTEGEEYSSKRTYPPGKWFFYEQILQVPIYIIFDPDGGLLEFHQLENGRYELKQPDENGRHWIATIGLYLGTWRGTKEGRTGYWLRWWDESGNLLPWAVEMVEQERQRAEQEKQRAEQEKQRAEQEKQRAEQERQQKERLIAYLQSQGIDPNSLLTDETEG, from the coding sequence ATGGTAGCCCAAATCACCCCACTAGATATTTGTTGGCAACCATTGCCCGAAGATTTTAAGCTAGAGGATGAACCGGTGGAAAATACAGGTCAGCCAATTCTGGCTGGTGCTTTGCGTGAAAGCTTAGAAATTAGTGGGTTCATCCAAGAGCAAATGTTAATCGCCTCGAATTTTGCGATTTGTGCCACAGTGAATGGGCAATTTATCGCTAAAGCACCAGACTGGGTATACATTCCCCGTGTAAATGAAATTGTAGGCGATCGCACCAGCTATACTCCTCACTTAGAAGGAGAAATCCCCGCCATAGTCATGGAATTTTTATCCCAGACAGAAGGGGAAGAGTATTCATCGAAGCGCACCTACCCGCCAGGGAAGTGGTTTTTCTACGAACAAATTTTACAAGTCCCCATTTACATCATTTTTGACCCAGATGGTGGATTATTGGAGTTTCATCAACTAGAAAATGGACGCTATGAGTTAAAGCAGCCAGATGAAAATGGTCGCCATTGGATAGCGACTATAGGATTATATTTAGGAACTTGGCGCGGCACGAAAGAGGGAAGAACTGGTTATTGGTTGCGATGGTGGGATGAATCGGGTAATTTGTTACCCTGGGCTGTAGAGATGGTGGAACAAGAACGCCAACGGGCTGAACAGGAAAAACAACGCGCTGAACAAGAAAAACAACGGGCTGAACAGGAAAAACAACGCGCTGAACAGGAACGTCAGCAAAAAGAACGCCTAATAGCCTACTTACAATCTCAAGGGATTGATCCTAATAGTTTGCTCACAGATGAAACAGAAGGTTAG
- a CDS encoding folylpolyglutamate synthase/dihydrofolate synthase family protein, whose amino-acid sequence MNIDSLLQSFQHFGVNLGLSRINALLANLGNPHHQVSVIHVAGTNGKGSVCAYLSSVLTQAGYRTGRYTSPHLVSWTERICLNEQQISAAELYELLTEVKNAVSSEQSPTQFEIITAAAWLYFARQQVDVAVVEVGLGGRLDATNVISRPLVTVITSISREHWQQLGPTVADIAGEKAGILKPGCPTVVGVLPPDAQAVVRSRAQELQCPVITPQPGREIQSGWAEYQSIFDSNLIQYPLPLQGQIQLHNSALALATLEILQQQGWDISATAITNGMAKTKWPGRMQWINWKNYKLLIDGAHNPAAAKVLRDYVDSLNPQNITWIMGMLSTKDHTDIFQVLLKSHDRLYLVPVPDNASANPTELAKLACDICPDLYSCQTYTDEISAMEAALTPGDSLVVVCGSLYLIGNLFSKI is encoded by the coding sequence GTGAATATAGATTCTCTACTCCAATCATTTCAGCATTTTGGCGTTAACCTCGGACTCTCACGGATTAACGCACTGTTAGCAAACCTGGGAAACCCTCATCACCAAGTCAGTGTGATTCATGTGGCTGGCACAAACGGCAAAGGTTCTGTTTGTGCTTATTTGTCATCTGTTCTGACTCAAGCCGGTTATCGTACAGGACGTTACACTTCTCCTCATTTGGTGAGTTGGACAGAACGCATTTGCCTGAATGAACAGCAAATTTCTGCTGCGGAACTTTACGAATTATTAACAGAAGTAAAGAATGCTGTTAGCTCTGAGCAATCCCCGACACAATTTGAAATTATTACCGCCGCAGCTTGGTTGTATTTTGCTCGTCAGCAAGTAGATGTAGCCGTGGTAGAGGTAGGCTTAGGGGGACGGTTGGACGCGACTAATGTGATATCTCGGCCACTGGTGACGGTAATTACTTCCATTAGCAGGGAACATTGGCAGCAGTTAGGCCCTACTGTGGCTGATATTGCTGGAGAAAAAGCCGGGATTTTAAAGCCTGGGTGTCCGACTGTGGTGGGAGTATTACCACCGGATGCTCAAGCAGTTGTGCGATCGCGCGCTCAAGAATTACAATGTCCCGTGATCACGCCCCAACCTGGACGAGAAATCCAATCAGGATGGGCAGAATATCAGTCTATTTTCGATTCCAATTTAATTCAATATCCTCTACCTTTACAGGGACAAATACAATTACATAATTCTGCTTTAGCTTTAGCTACTTTAGAAATTCTTCAACAGCAAGGCTGGGATATTTCTGCAACAGCAATTACTAATGGTATGGCTAAAACTAAATGGCCAGGGCGAATGCAATGGATTAATTGGAAAAATTATAAACTATTAATTGATGGCGCGCATAATCCAGCCGCCGCTAAAGTCTTACGTGATTATGTAGATAGTCTCAACCCTCAAAATATAACTTGGATCATGGGGATGTTATCTACTAAAGACCATACTGATATTTTTCAAGTTTTACTAAAATCACATGACCGATTATATTTAGTCCCAGTACCAGATAACGCTTCAGCTAATCCTACAGAATTAGCAAAGTTAGCCTGTGATATTTGTCCAGATTTGTACTCTTGCCAAACTTATACTGATGAAATATCGGCTATGGAGGCAGCATTGACTCCTGGTGATAGTTTAGTAGTTGTGTGCGGTTCTCTTTATTTAATAGGAAATTTATTCAGTAAAATTTAA